In Vigna angularis cultivar LongXiaoDou No.4 chromosome 8, ASM1680809v1, whole genome shotgun sequence, one DNA window encodes the following:
- the LOC108345176 gene encoding uncharacterized protein LOC108345176 — MGNIIRRVGLLSTVGAGEDEPFHYQLGRKVFVDLTERKFEQNRSGKLITKWIMSYTVDVSTCSFTLSISKEDGVAKGLLLQLLNVIPDGIGQFSNYKFDLDVQTVTESDALANPNFNFSSYDGTTTTTIKTIEYGKQIHGGSVTTTYVFLFGSVDRGCLVVLENKRKIEEEGPYAVTLAHYIITSAGINHYSGTRLDVGLSVVVKIGASNGNLDITVEGPDQHPPHGLRYLFGEALRTRMWKPSMCPHCYHKLRGKMFWQSDSEDSDSVSIPLPRATPRNARGVSNGGRFKGNGNGNIYEGNVMVFKRR; from the coding sequence ATGGGAAACATTATTCGCAGAGTTGGTCTTCTCAGTACTGTTGGCGCTGGAGAGGATGAACCTTTCCATTATCAGCTAGGAAGAAAAGTCTTCGTTGACTTGACAGAAAGAAAGTTTGAGCAAAACCGTAGTGGAAAGTTGATTACGAAGTGGATCATGTCATACACCGTAGATGTTTCAACTTGTAGCTTCACTCTATCGATAAGCAAGGAGGATGGAGTTGCCAAGGGTTTACTGTTACAACTCCTCAATGTAATACCGGATGGAATTGGacaattttcaaattacaaGTTTGATTTGGATGTACAAACAGTCACCGAATCAGATGCTCTGGCAAATCCCAACTTTAATTTCAGTAGCTATGATGGAACGACTACAACAACTATAAAAACTATTGAGTATGGCAAGCAGATTCATGGAGGCAGCGTTACGACCacatatgtttttttgtttggGAGTGTAGACAGAGGGTGTCTTGTTGTTCTGGAAAATAAGAGAAAGATTGAGGAAGAAGGACCTTATGCAGTGACTCTGGCACACTATATTATTACCAGTGCTGGTATTAATCATTATTCTGGAACTAGATTAGATGTTGGTCTTTCTGTAGTAGTAAAGATTGGAGCTTCCAATGGGAATTTGGATATAACGGTGGAGGGCCCTGACCAACACCCTCCTCATGGATTACGTTACCTGTTTGGTGAAGCCCTTAGAACCAGGATGTGGAAGCCTAGCATGTGTCCTCATTGTTATCATAAATTGAGGGGTAAAATGTTTTGGCAGTCTGACAGTGAAGACAGTGATAGTGTTTCCATTCCACTGCCACGTGCCACTCCGAGAAATGCAAGAGGGGTCTCCAATGGTGGAAGGTTCAAGGGAAATGGTAATGGTAATATCTATGAAGGCAATGTTATGGTTTTCAAAAGAAGATGA